The Penaeus vannamei isolate JL-2024 chromosome 39, ASM4276789v1, whole genome shotgun sequence genome includes the window gaaaaaaaaaatacatgaattaaaaaagatttaaaaaaatggaaatactctagaacaaaaaatatatatatatatatatatatatatatatatatatatatttttaacatatATAGAATCACGAAATactctagaaaaaaataaaacatagaatcacgaaattagaaaaaaaaattaaaacatataGAATCGCGAAATACtctagaacaagaaaaaaataaacatatagaatCACGAAATACTCtagaacaagacaaacaaacaaacaaaaacaaaaaacacaatatatatatatatatatatatatatatatatatatatatatatatatatatatatttatatatatatatatatatatatatatatatatatatatatatatatatatatatatatgtatagaatcaAAATTACCTTCAGTTCTTGCATCATCTTGGGCGTCACGGCCACCCCGTTGACCTTGGCGACCTTCTGCAGAATTTTCAGTGTGTCGCCGACTCGACCTTGACTCAGCAGCCACCTCGCTGACTCTGGGACGACCCTGTATAACGTGGCTGAGTTAATATAACTGTACTTATATTTATTAGGTCAGAGTTTATTTTTACCATCTAAGCTCgtatggaaaaagaaggaaagaaaaacaacacaaagaaaCATCAGCTCAGTCTTCTAAACTCGTCTGGAAAAAAATCTTAGTaggtaaaaataaaaaccaaaaaaaatattctaaagtatggaaaaaaaaaatcttagcaggtaaaaataaaaaccaaatcaATATTCCAAGCTCgtatagaaaaacagaaaaacaaaaagagacaccAAGTCAGTATTCTAAGCTCGCatggaaagagaaacgaaaaacaaagaaaaataaacatgaagtCAATATTCCAAGCTtgtatgaaataaagaaaaagaaaaagactaaagGAAACACCAGCTCAATATTCTAGGCTcgtatggaaaaaataaaaaataaaaagaaacacaagtCAGTATtctatgaaaaacaaacaaaaataaacatgaaatcaaTATTCCAAGCTTGtatggaaaaatagaaaaacaaaaaaaagaaacacaagtcAGTATtctatgaaaaacaaacaaaaataaacatgaaatcaaTATTCCAAGcttgtatgaaaaaaaaagaaaaagaagattaaaagacTAAAGGAAACTCAATATTTTAGGCtcatatgaagaaaaaaacatcaaataataCTCTAAGTCcgtatggaaaaagaaaaaaaggaaaaacaaaagcaaaaagacaCATGAAATCAATATTCTAAGATcgtatggaagaagaaaaaacaaacaaaacaaaaagaaacatcaACTCAATACTATAAGTTcgtatgaaaagaagaaaaaagaaaacaaaaacgaaaacaaagacaaacatcaACTCAATACTCTAAGctcgtatgaaaaaaaaaaacagaaagaaacatgaAGTAAATATTCCAAGCTCGTACTCcaaggaaaacgaaaaacaaacaaacaaacaaacataaagacatcAACTCAATCCTCTAAGCtcgtatgaaaaaaaaacagaaagaaacatgaAGTGAAAATTCCAATCTCGTATTCCAAGAAatcaggaaaacaaacaaacataaagacatcATCTCAATCCTCTAAGCTcgtatggagaaaaaaagaaaaacaaacaaaacaaaaacaaacatcaaaatattcaaagaagaaaaaccaaacaagaaacaagaagaaacaccAAAATCCTCCAAGCCCAAACAAGACGACACATCAACTCGACCCTCTAAGCtcgtatggaaaaaaaaaaaagaaaacaaacaaagcaaaaacaaacatcaagaaaaacaaacaaaacaaaaacaaacatcaactcAATATTtcaagacgaaaaaaacaaacaagaaacaaaaagaaacaccaaAACCCTCTCCAATCCCAAACAAGAAGAAACACCCAAATCCTCTAAGCTcgtatggaaaaaaaaagaaaacaaacaaaacaaaaacaaatatcaacTAAATATtccaagacgaaaaaaaaagaaacaaaaagaaacaccaaAATCTTCTAAGCCCAAACAAGAAGACACATCAACTCGACCCTCTAAGCTcgtatggaaaaaaagaaaacaaacaaaacaaaaacaaaccaaaatattccaagaaagaagaaaaaaacaaacaagaaacaacaaaaaaaaaaacacccaaatccTCTAAGCCCAAACAAGAAGACACATCAACTCAATCCTCTAAGCTcgtatggaaaaaaaagaaaacaaacaaaacaaaaacaaacatcaactcAATCCTCTAAGCTCgtatggaaaaaagaaaacaaacaaaacaaacaaaacaaaaacaaacaccaactCAATATTccaagaaagaagataaaaaagaaacaaaaagcaacaCCCAAATCCTCAACTCGACCCTCTCAGCCCGCCCTCTCAGCCCGCCCCGCCCTCACCAGATGAAGGCGACGCTGAGGAACTGGACGGCGTGGAGGGCGAGGGCCAGCGTCCGCCACtgcgcgagggcgagggcgatCCAGGGCAGCGCGCACATGCCCAGCGTCAGGAAGAGCATGACGGGCACGTTGGCCATGAGGGTGCGGTACTCGGGGGCCACGTACTCCAGGACTGCGGGAGAAGGGCGCCTCAGGGTTGCGGGCGTGGGCCTCGCCGCCCTTCGGGTGCTGTGGGCGTCTgtgcttctcgctctctctctttctctctctttctttctttctttgtctctttctttctctgtctctgtctctgtctctgtctcactctctctctctctctctctctttctttctctctctctctctctctctctctctctctctctctctctctctctctctctttctctctctctctctctctctctctctctctctctctctctttgtttctctctgctttttacctctctctttttttttgtctttctatctctttggttactacttctctctatctgtctatctatctatctatctctttatctctccctctctctctcgctctctctctctctctctctctctctctctctttctttttctttctggttactctctctctctctatctgtctatctatctatctaacactttatttctctctctctttctctctctctctctctctctctctctctctctctatatatgtatacatatacatacatgtatatatatatatatatatatatatatatatatatatatatatatagtgtgtgtatgtgtgtgtgtgtgcaaggttttattttaaatacatatttatatagaccttgtgtatgtatgtatgtatgtatatatgtatgtgtgtgtatgtatgtatatatgcatgcatatatgtacttttatatgtgtgctcatatgtatatatatatatatatatatatatatatatatatatatatatatatatatatatacatatatatatacatatacaaatatacaaatatatatatatatattgtatatatatatatatatgtgtgtgtgtgtgagtgtgcgtttgtgattgtgtatgtatgtgtgtgtgtgtgtgtttgtgtgtgtgtgtgtgtgtgtgtgtgtgtgtgtgtgtgtgtgtgtgtgtgtgtgtgtgtgtgtgtgtgtgtgtgtgtgtgtgtgtgtatttatgtatgtatgtatgtatacacatcacTGTGTATGTGCACCGGCGCAGGAAGTCACTCACACAGGACGAAGGCCACGAGTCCCTGCTGCTCGTGCGTTACCCCGACGAAGAACCTGCAGGCGGCGAACATGGCGAAGGAGTCGCTGAAGGCGGACGCGACCCCCGCGGCGCCCCCCAGGAGGTTGGTGAAGACGATGATGGGGAGTCTGCCCCAGATGTCGGCCGCCCAGCCCAGGCTCGGCGACCCCACCATGGACCCCACGAAGAAGAGCGACTGCGCCAGCGCCGGTCGCCAGTCCTCGTCGCACACCCAGTCCAGCTGCGGAGGAGGAGACGGTCTGGGGACtccgggggcaggggagggggggggcaagggcacGCTGCACTCGAAATTATTATTCTCTAAGAGTGGTTGAAGCGACCTTTCTATCTCTTGTCAGTAATAtggttttatgatttatttatgattatttttcatcattatttatatttttttgaataatttttatttatctattcattatcttattattaatattatttctagaatGAGTTGATACAAAATTCGCAAATCTTACTTCAATCACATTATCTTCACAATCACAAAACTATCACCACTAGTCATTCCAAACAAGTAAACACGAATTACACAACTAAGCCATCAAAAAGCGCAATCACTcgaacacaaaacaacaaaatatccaCTCAATTTCAGCCAAGGGGATACGCGCGCAAAACAAactcaaaaacaacaaaacagtcaCAGTAACAGGGACTCGAGCGCCGGGGAGGGACAACAGGACAACAGGACAAACAACAGGACAACAGGAGGCTTGTCTGATGCTAATGGGATCCACATGAGCCGGTAATAGGATACCTGGGACGTAATGGTAGGATAGTAGAGGGAAAAGTTGTAAATCCATCCATGTGTACAGCTGGTGAGCGGCCACGTCGAGTCGGGCCAGCTCAGGTTGCTCTCCACCACCTGTGGATGACGTCGACGGCAGCGActtatcctcctcctgctcatcaggttACCGCttactcctttttattttttttttcttcttttatttatttttttcttcttcttttgagaaACTTGGTTATACTTTTTCACTTTCATGTTTATGGTCTGATCTCTCGTGTGGGTTTTTGATTTGCATTTTTGGAACTTAATAATGAAACTGAAGAATCTTTTGATTTCATGTTATACGTGGATTAGCTAATCGACTTTTGGTGGATAGAACTATATTGCCAATGGATATGCTAACGATATATTGCTTGTGAAACATTTTTATTGCTCTGTTTTCATTCAACACTATGTTTGCTTTGTATTCTATCAAATATATTTTTACTATGATTTATAAACATCCATATCTGAATGATTATCTAATATCTcaacatatatcattatcattatcactatcattatcattattaatatcgtcatcatcatcattaatatatttgtcattattatcattattaatatcgtcatcatcattattaatatatttgtcattattatcaaaacattaataataataataataataataataagaaggagaatgaaaataatgataacaacactagcaataataataataataacaacaacataatgataatgatgatgttaatgacaaaatgataatgataagaaaataataatagataacaataacaataataaattgacaacaacaacaataagaatgataatgattataattataaccataataataataatcatactaacaaagataataataataataatgaaatggcaatgataataataaaatgacaccaataaaaacgaaaagaataaagCAGAATTACCAATGGCGACGCTTCCGACGACGAAGCCAACACCACCTTTTCTCACCTGTGTGAAATTGACGTCGTATCTCGCGCAGGACAGGTACTCCCCGTCGGCGCGGCGCGGGACAGTGAGTTCCTTAAGCTGCCCCTCCGTCAGGTTGAGGTGCTCGAGGCCGGGCGGGGGGCGGCACCAGTGGGGCGGCGTCAGGGTCATGAACATCTGGCCGAAGTAAACAAAGGCCACGAAGATGTTCAAGACGGCGGCCACCCCGAAGAGGATCTGCGAAGGGCGCGGGGAGGTCGAGTCATTAAGGCATCGGCGGCGGTTGTTGGGTTTTAATTAGCTGTTTTTTaagattgttatcataatttagaagtagagaggaaggaaggggggagggaggcaaaggagaggagaaagtgcaAGTCGAGAAGTGGACATCAAAGGACACAGAGAGTACATTTGATTTATTGATGTTGTTCATGGAGTGTTCAGGGATTGTTCtagacttttgttgttgttgttgttcatggagTGTTCAGGGATTGTTCTAgactttttgttgttgctgttcataGAGTGTTCAGGGAATGTTCTAGACTTTTTTGTTGTTCATAGAGTGTTCAGGGAATGTTCTAGACTTTTTTGTTGTCCATAGAGTGTTCAGGGAATGTTCTAGACTTTTTTGTTGTTCATAGCATGTTCAGGGAATGTTCTAAactttttttgctgttgctgttcatAGTGTTCAGGGAATGTTCTAgacttttttttgctgttgttgttcataGTGTTCAGGGAATGTTCTAGATCGCGGGTGTTGCGTAGTGTGTAATTAGCTGTGTTTTCCTACTAAATCCTTTGGTTATGACCCGTTTCCATCTCCATAACTCACTTCCACTGTCCAACCTTTTCATTCGTTTATTCTTTGATTTTACAAGATTatctcttatcttattttcttctgttccttctgtttcttcgATAATTATTACCCTCCTGCTTTCAAAATACCACtgaaatgttattttctcttcatgATTATATACTTTTCCTCCTGTATTTTTAATAAAGGCGAAGGTGCAGAGATACGATAAATATTCACAATATTCACAATATACCGCTGTTATTTGGACTCTAAATCGACAAAATATTCAGTGATTTACCATAtaccgggagggggggaggggggaccttACTCTCATTTTAATAtccattttaaatattattattattattattattaagttttgTATGTGAATTCTATTATTATAGTTTTGTATGCGAATTGTGAGCCCGCAAAGTGacattaagtaagggtgaggataacctaagtgaCCTCATCCCTTGGAGATGTAATTgatcttttgtctcaataaacgtgtcaaagtcaaagccaTATACACTACATTTAACCTTCTTCATTAACGTCCAATATAGACCCAAATAGACCCTTATTATACACCGAAATGGACCAAAATAGACCCTTATTATAGACCAATATAGACCCAAATAGACCCTTATTATACACCGAAATGGACCAAAATAGACCCTTATTATAGACCAATATAGACCCAAATAGACCCTTATTGTAGACCAAAATAGACCCTTATTATAGACCAATATAGACCCAAATAGACCCTTATTGTAGACCAAAATAGACCCTTATTATAGACCAATATAGACCCAAATAGACCCTTATTGTAGACCAAAATAGACCCTTATTATAGACCAATATAGACCCAAATAGACCCTTATTGTAGACCAAAATAGACCCTTATTATAGACCAAAATAGACCAAAAAAGACCCAAATAGACCCTTATTACAGACCCAAATAGACCCTTATTATAGACCAAAATAGACCCCATGAACCAAATAGACCTTATTATAGAATTATATACTTATAGACCCAAACAGAATAGACCCAAATAGACCCTTATTTAACTTAAATAACAAAATAGACCCTTATTATAGACCCAAATAGAGCCTTATTATAGACCAATATAGACCCAAATAGACCCTTATTAAAGACCCAAATAGACCAAAATAAACCCAAATAGACCATACACACTACATTTAACCTTCTTCATTAACGTCCAATATATACCCAAATAGACCCTTATTATACACCGAAATGGACCAAAATAGACCCTTATTATAGACCAATATAGACCCAAATAGACCCTTATTGTAGACCAAAATAGACCCTTATTATAGACCCAAACAGACCCTTATTACAGACCCAAACAGACCCTCATTATAGACCCAAACAGACCCAAATATaccaaaataaacccaaaaagACCCTTATTAGAGACCCAAATAAACCCAAACAGACCCTTATTACAGACCCAAATAGACCCTAATTAATCACAAAACGGTCCTTGTTCGTCACACCGGAACCGGCCGCGGCGGGCGTGGCTCAACCTAATTTTAAGCAAAGTTGAACTGGACCGCGAGTGCCTGGGGCGGCGGGTCAAGTGTCGCCCAGGGATCAAGTTGACCACCTGAAGCCACGGCAGGAGGTCTGCTCcgccgttttctttctcttattccttgtgttccttcgttttctttctctctctctccattttattgCCTtcggtgtttgtttttttcgttttctttctctctcttctattcccttcggtgtttgtttttttcccgttttctttctctctcttccttctattcccttcgctgtttgttttttccccgttttcttagttttctttctctcacttccttgtgttccttcgttttctttctctctcttccttttattgccttcggtgtttgttttttcccttcgttttctttctctcacttcctcatatttccttcgttttcttttttgtttttttgttttccgttcacttcttttctttctctcacttccttgtgttctgttcgttttctttttttctctctctcacttcctgttgttccattcgttttattttttctttctttctctcacttccttgtcttcctttggatgtttgtttttccccgtttcctttcctttctctcttccttgtgttCCCTTCAGTGTctgctttcccgttttctttctctctcttccttctattcccttcgttttctttctctctcttccttgtgttccttcgttttctttctctcacttccttcgttttcttttttatctttctctcacttgttTTTGTCTGATTTAtctgttgtctctttcttttctttcgtttttttctttctctttataccaGTTAGACAAAATTGAGTGGAAACAATATCTCGTATTTTTCCCttacttctctttcgtcttttccttatttatttatttttctatttgatctattcatctttttatgataatccctaaattattatcattaaattattattaaatattaaatatcaaATGTATTAGAACAATGCCCGGTAGTTTTCCTTCGattcctgttttccttctttcattatttttttctttttcctcaagcAAACCTTTTTTAaactctccttcgttttctttctcttattccttgtgttccttcgttttctttctctctcttccttgtgttccttcgttttctttctcttatttcttgtgttccttcgttttctttctctctcttccttgtgttccttcgttttctttctcttattccttgtgttccttcgttttctttattttattccttgtgttcctgcgttttctttctcttattccttgtgttccttcgttttctttctcttattccttgtgttccttcgttttctttctctctcttccttgtgttccttcgttttctttctctctcttccttgtgttccttcgttttctttctctctcttccctctattcccttcgttttctttctctctcttccttgtgttccttcgttttctttctctttcttccttgtgttccttctttttctttctctctcttccttgtgttccttcattttctttaacgAAGACCATTAAAATCTATAGGAACAATGTTGTTTTCTTTCGCtaccttccctccgcccctccgtctctctctctctctgctgcagaCGCCAGACATGTTGGGCGTGAATATTGCAATGTTATTTTTCGTCTCTTGACCTTAATAAATTCCGAGAGAAGACGCGACGATGTGCTACTTGAGGCCAGACAGTCGACGGCAGTGTCGTGGtgtctgaggagagagagagagagggggggagggagggagagagtgagagagagagggggaggagggagggagggagggagggagggagggagggagggagagagagagagacagagagagggggggagggagagagggggagagagagagagagagagagagagagagagggagggagggagggagggagggagggagagagagagtgagagagagagagagagtgagagttgggagagagagagagagagagagagaacgatagagagagagagagggggggagggagagagagagaggggagagagagagagagagagagagagagagagagagagagagagagagagagagagagagagagggggggggggagtgagagagagagagagagaaagtgagtaagtgagtgtgtgagagagaaagagagagagagagagaaagtgagtaagtgagtgtgtgagagagaaagagagagagagagagaaagtgagtaagtgagtgtgtgagagagaaagagagagagagagaatcagagctatatatgtatatgtatatgtatatatatatatatatatatatatatatatatatatatatatatatatatatatatacatacacacacggacacacacgcgcgcacacagacactgacagacagaccaagacagaaacagggacagggagagactaaaaaaagtataaaaaaaacaagtgtCCGTAGTTCCAGAAGGCTTAAAAACTGTTTTAGCTGGGTTAAAGCTATCCCAAACTCTCTATTTTGTTTCTGCCCCTATGTTTATGCGATTACACTTCGTTTTGAAACTTTCcataatgaaaaacaagaaaaaaataggaatgaaCACAAATTTCAATGCGTGTGGTCACGTGATGTCTTCATGATGAAACAAGCGATACCTTGTGGGAAGTGACTAAAGAATTATGATGTTTACAAGGCTTAAAAAAATTCTTGATAAGAGACCAGAACTGCTGAGTGTTCATAAAACATGAAGAACATTTAAACATCGATGAGAATAACAGTTACACATCCATCCCTATCCATTAAACACGTTCAAACGAAAATCCCAAACATAAACATggcataatcataaacatatgtacaaatataaacacagaacATGGTGGCGAGCAATAAGGGTTAAGATGGCGTGCTCTAGGGTCCGTCCATCAATGTCACGGGTTTTCTGGGAGTAGAAGTCCTGGCGGCGGGGAAGGACAGACGAGAGACAACaagggaaagtgggagacagggagggagatagacagataaataggtagatagagagagagagagagaaagcgagagacagtgtgggagatagatagatagagagagagagagagtgagtgagatatatagacaagtagagagagagagagagagagagagagagacagtgagggagatagacataaataggtagatagagagagagagagaaagcgagagacagtgtgggagatagatagacagatagatagatagagacagagagagagagatagacaagtcTGTTAGGAAGCAGATGGCTTTGCAGGAATGCGGGACGAGAGACAACaagggaaagtgggagacagggagggagttagacagataaataggtagatagatagagagagagagcgagagacagtgtgggagatagatagacagacaaatagatagagagaaagtgagtgagatagacagacaagtagagagagagagagagagacagtgagggagatagacagatagatagatagatagatagagagagagagagagagagagagagagaaagtgagagacagtgtgggagatagatagacaaatagatagagagagagagagcgagcgagagagagacagacattctCCCAAAGAAGTTCGTGTGTCCACTTTGCTCGAGACTCGGTTTGAGGGtacttgtcccccccccccaaaaaaaaaaaggaaaaaaaaaacatatatatatataactgacatATTCAACTCCCCAAAGATTGTGCTCATGTATTCTCCACTCTCATAACTACATTCaacttcgccttcgccttctgcTGTACTTACGCCCTGGTAGCAGCCGCATCCACCCACGTATGCAAGGACGCCCTCAAAGTTTTGGACGGCCATCTTCACGGTCTCTCCAGCTGTTCACTCGTTCAGCACTTTGTTCTGATCTGCGACAAATACCTGATGTTGTTATTTGAACACACATTTCCCCGACATCTTTCCCTTGCAGATATTTCTGTTCATTTCGTCAGGCAGCAACACGAGTCCCTCCGTCACCTGGACCTTCCCCGGCATCCAGGAGGGCGAACCGGGAGTGCCGCGCGGTGCAAGGAGCTGCCAGGGAGTGCCCGGTGGGAGGCCTCGCCGTCCCGGGGGCCGCATCCCCCTCCTGCCGAATCCTGATGACGGCGTGCCCTTCGCGGAGGCACGAGCCCGAGCTGCCGTGCTGAAGCCCTGATGAAGTGACGGACGCCGTTGCGCACACGAGGCCAGGTTTAGGCGCCGTCGAGAGTGTGGGCGAACATGCACACGCATGTCGTGTTTGTAGGTGTGCGTAATTAaaagacatagatacacacacacacacacacacacacacacacacacacacacacacacacacacacacacacacatatatatatgtatatatatatatatatatatatatatatatatatatttgtatatatgatccACAAGACCACGAGTATCGACAACACCCACAAAGCAAGAAAAAGTGCTTTAAACTTATCTCTAAATCGAGTGatggtaagtgagagagagagagagagagagagagagagagagagagagagagagagagagagagagagagagagagagagagagagagtataagtacgtgtgtgagagagtatgagagtgtatgtgtgttttttacaggtatgtatttatgcatctgcatgttacgtatgtatgtatttatggacacGTACTTTATAAATAGTATGCATGCTAGTATGTCCACGCAGACCCGCCACCGAGCTCATCAACTCTCCTCAGGGATTCTG containing:
- the LOC113806458 gene encoding organic cation/carnitine transporter 2, which encodes MAVQNFEGVLAYVGGCGCYQGILFGVAAVLNIFVAFVYFGQMFMTLTPPHWCRPPPGLEHLNLTEGQLKELTVPRRADGEYLSCARYDVNFTQVVESNLSWPDSTWPLTSCTHGWIYNFSLYYPTITSQLDWVCDEDWRPALAQSLFFVGSMVGSPSLGWAADIWGRLPIIVFTNLLGGAAGVASAFSDSFAMFAACRFFVGVTHEQQGLVAFVLFLEYVAPEYRTLMANVPVMLFLTLGMCALPWIALALAQWRTLALALHAVQFLSVAFIWVVPESARWLLSQGRVGDTLKILQKVAKVNGVAVTPKMMQELKAYGEKQAVTQSSRQGVTTFDLFKTPVLRRRFLVLCVMWVAMTVAYDGFMRNTANIGYDAFLSFTIAGLLEFPADLLMMVTTEWLGRRHTTVGSLVLCGVSALCIAAIPEDNTLAVMVMAFVGRFLITVTMNVGHQYPVEVLPTVARGQGMGTMQTLGFASAFASPYIVYLSKYSYSLPYVIMGVITMVGGLTCLLLPETLHENLPDTLEDGETFFGGQTLCYNPCGARKEKSAKDDVEKGVDNPAFETTRL